In one window of Drosophila mauritiana strain mau12 chromosome X, ASM438214v1, whole genome shotgun sequence DNA:
- the LOC117148596 gene encoding histone-lysine N-methyltransferase Suv4-20, giving the protein MVVGSNHTRRGETGSRFTNSSSSNGGPTASASSTTSVTSSLATNSTSTSTAAALLSSMSQKSHGPPPSAPPSNQTNQQHHQVAHSQPHATHYQQTNQHPSHHHQSHQSSNGSGGGSAGSGSGSGSVVSGLNGCNGSAVSRLSQSTGMSPRELSENDDLATSLILDPHLGFQTHKMNIRFRPLKVDTQQLKAIVDDFIHTQNYDIAIQRIYEEPWIPRHLKNKNKIATKRLHDHIVRYLRVFDKDSGFAIEACYRYTLEEQRGAKISSTKRWSKNDKIECLVGCIAELTEAEEAALLHSGKNDFSVMYSCRKNCAQLWLGPAAYINHDCRANCKFLATGRDTACVKVLRDIEVGEEITCFYGEDFFGDSNRYCECETCERRGTGAFAGKDDGLMLGLSMGLGLASSGPGNNGGYRLRETDNRINRIKSRANSTNSTSNSNSNTNDSTGPSETSSTNGLVASGGAAGAGGGTGGAMLSIPSQQSTVGKEATAAVSLLEKKLPNVVVSPLTMKELRQKGMTKYDAEMIMANAAYQQQHHHQHHFHHHHHHLHHHHNHGQHASTGAEATAAVQQMAAMQKPGVGGTGAAGNAGATTVSSVAAGAGSEVNGGRSTSLRKSMRVNSTSSSISTASADEVIAPVVAASIPLPTKAPVVLMPRCKPAQMAIAALHQSQQRQLRRSERQKEKLTDGESSDTSSEQQKKEQKQQDHQLPQKMFSLAEETQPEKPEEKQQEQQKRVTRNSAGRVGLVARLATAHNNNIATTTNSSSSSNKATTITNCNNHNSNNSSRINHNSNLSGRLSVKSRKPTPSEASSIPSSTSSENQQQQATRRSCSPTPAYKKNLLASFDPDPPSTQGIKEQLKDESVTYSPVKQKRSRRAAALAAAQSIHCEALGGFPTGSTGGHRKRAQAGEPATSCSSTTISNVQPLLKTPERRLKLTLRMKRSPILDEVIELGTSLSNGAAGRGAAGSHREGTAGEGSARGALNLTAGSSNGIEYEILRMEGISEHGNDDDEDEEEEDEEPAAEEEEPPPKEELQLVTKKQRKKQRSRSRSSQRRSPAPSSVYGTPQKKRLRLIFGNESHTIDIPPAAAEGSGSGLDDLNSSGGGGDESFNASYASSTSLTVNTSSSSTNSSGGVGGATSTSAEPVDSSTVGPPIAAQSPSSTTSSSFQSACTSTTNSNSYFPNGKQRAAGEDSYAMHYYQLGKFAGTPSPGQGQAIVSSSSGSSGGGGSGAGFLSMPKHTFGTCALLAPTSFACLQNQSQICQQKTSSGGGAGVVPTSTSTGAVTSHHHTNNHHGQK; this is encoded by the exons ATGGTCGTCGGCTCTAATCACACGCGGCGCGGTGAAACTGGCAGCAGATTtacaaacagcagcagctcaaACGGTGGCCCCACCGCTTCggccagcagcaccaccagcgtAACGTCTTCACTAGCCACCAATTCCACGTCAACATCGACGGCTGCGGCTCTGTTGTCGTCCATGTCCCAGAAGAGCCATGGCCCTCCGCCATCCGCACCTCCATCGAACCAGACGAaccagcagcatcatcagGTGGCCCACAGCCAGCCACATGCCACCCATTACCAACAGACAAACCAGCACCCTAGCCACCATCACCAGTCCCATCAGTCTTCGAACGGCAGTGGCGGAGGATCTGCTGGATCAGGATCCGGATCTGGATCGGTGGTTAGTGGACTCAATGGTTGCAACGGCAGCGCCGTCAGTCGCCTATCGCAATCCACTGGGATGTCGCCGCGGGAACTGTCCGAGAACGATGACCTGGCCACATCGCTGATTCTCGATCCCCATCTTGGTTTCCAGACCCACAAGATGAACATACGCTTTCGGCCCCTTAAGGTGGACACGCAGCAACTAAAGGCGATCGTGGACGATTTTATCCACACGCAGAATTACGATATAGCCATCCAGCGCATCTACGAAGAGCCGTGGATACCGCGCCATCTCAAGAACAAGAACAAGATTGCCACCAAGCGGCTCCACGATCAT ATCGTCCGATACTTGCGCGTCTTTGACAAGGACAGCGGCTTTGCAATCGAGGCCTGCTACAGATACACACTGGAAGAGCAACGTGGCGCCAAGATTAGCTCGACGAAGCGGTGGTCGAAGAACGACAAGATAGAATGCCTGGTGGGCTGCATCGCCGAGCTGacggaggcggaggaggcTGCTCTGCTGCACTCTGGCAAAAATGACTTCTCAGTAATGTATAGTTGTCGCAAGAATTGCGCCCAATTGTGGCTGGGACCGGCTGCCTATATCAACCACGATTGTCGCGCCAACTGCAAGTTTTTGGCCACCGGCAGGGACACAGCGTGTGTAAAGGTCCTGCGCGACATTGAGGTTGGGGAGGAGATAACCTGCTTCTACGGCGAGGACTTCTTTGGGGATTCCAATCGCTATTGTGAGTGCGAAACGTGCGAACGCCGTGGGACTGGAGCCTTCGCCGGGAAGGATGATGGCCTGATGCTGGGACTCAGTATGGGACTCGGCTTGGCTAGCAGTGGACCTGGTAATAATGGTGGCTATCGTCTGAGGGAGACTGACAATCGGATTAACCGCATCAAGAGCCGAGCCAACTCCACAAACAGCACCTCAAACAGCAACAGTAATACAAATGATTCCACTGGCCCCAGCGAGACTAGCAGCACAAATGGATTGGTGGCTTCTGGcggagcagctggagcaggaggaggCACTGGTGGCGCGATGCTGTCCATACCTTCGCAACAATCAACTGTCGGCAAAGAGGCCACAGCAGCCGTCTCTTTGCTCGAAAAGAAACTTCCGAATGTTGTTGTTTCACCGCTGACCATGAAGGAGCTCCGACAAAAGGGAATGACTAAGTACGATGCCGAGATGATCATGGCCAACGCAGCTtatcagcagcagcaccatcatcagcatcatttccatcaccaccatcatcatcttcACCATCACCACAATCATGGCCAGCATGCAAGTACTGGAGCCGAGGCCACAGCGGCTGTACAGCAAATGGCAGCCATGCAGAAACCAGGAGTTGGTGGAACAGGAGCTGCAGGAAATGCTGGAGCAACAACAGTGAGCAGCGTGGCCGCCGGAGCGGGCTCCGAGGTTAATGGTGGTCGTTCCACCAGTCTGCGCAAGTCTATGCGAGTTaacagcaccagcagcagcatttccACTGCCTCCGCGGACGAGGTGATCGCGCCCGTGGTCGCGGCGAGCATTCCGCTGCCCACCAAGGCACCGGTGGTTCTTATGCCGCGTTGCAAGCCCGCCCAGATGGCCATTGCCGCGCTGCACCAGAGCCAGCAGCGCCAGCTTAGACGTAGCGAACGCCAGAAGGAAAAGCTGACGGACGGTGAGAGCAGCGACACCAGCAGCGAGCAGCAAAAgaaagagcagaagcagcaggatCACCAACTGCCGCAAAAAATGTTCAGCCTGGCGGAGGAAACACAACCAGAGAAGCCGGAGGAGAagcaacaggagcagcagaagcgTGTGACGCGAAATAGTGCGGGAAGAGTAGGATTGGTAGCAAGATTAGCCACTGCCCATAACAATAACATTGCAACCACAACaaatagcagcagcagcagcaacaaagcaACAACGATTACAAATTGTAATAAtcataatagtaataatagcAGTAGAATTAATCATAATTCAAATCTTAGCGGTAGACTTAGTGTTAAATCGAGGAAGCCAACACCAAGTGAGGCCTCGTCCATACCCTCATCCACATCATCAgaaaatcagcagcagcaggcaaCGCGTCGCAGCTGCAGCCCGACTCCCGCCTACAAGAAGAACCTTTTGGCCAGCTTCGATCCCGATCCTCCCTCCACCCAAGGAATCAAGGAGCAGCTAAAGGACGAATCAGTTACTTATTCGCCGGTCAAGCAGAAACGTAGCAGAAGGGCCGCTGCTCTGGCGGCAGCGCAAAGTATCCACTGCGAAGCGTTGGGCGGATTCCCTACCGGTTCTACTGGTGGCCACCGCAAGAGGGCCCAGGCCGGAGAACCTGCCACCTCATGCTCCTCTACAACCATTAGCAATGTTCAGCCCCTACTGAAGACTCCAGAGCGCAGGCTGAAGCTAACGTTGCGCATGAAACGCTCACCAATCCTAGACGAAGTAATTGAGCTCGGAACGAGTCTGAGCAACGGAGCAGCTGGTCGAGGTGCAGCTGGCTCCCATCGGGAAGGGACAGCAGGAGAGGGGTCAGCTAGAGGTGCGCTAAACCTAACCGCCGGCAGCTCAAATGGTATTGAATACGAGATACTGCGCATGGAGGGTATTTCAGAGCACGGCAACGATGACGATGAGGACGAGGAAGAAGAGGATGAAGAGCCAGCTGCCGAAGAAGAGGAGCCGCCGCCGAAagaggagctgcagctggtCACCAAGAAGCAGAGAAAGAAACAGCGCAGccggagcaggagcagccaaCGCAGATCGCCGGCGCCAAGCAGTGTATATGGAACACCGCAGAAGAAGCGACTCCGCTTGATCTTTGGTAACGAATCCCACACCATAGACattccaccagcagcagcagagggATCGGGCAGCGGCTTGGATGACCTAAACAGCAGTGGAGGCGGTGGCGACGAGTCCTTCAATGCCTCCTACGCCAGCAGCACCAGTTTGACGGTTAATACATCCTCAAGCAGTACCAACTCATCCGGTGGAGTGGGAGGAGCTACCTCCACCTCTGCAGAGCCAGTGGATTCTTCCACAGTGGGACCGCCCATTGCTGCCCAATCACCCTCATCGACGACCAGCAGCTCCTTTCAATCAGCCTGCACATcgaccaccaacagcaacagctacTTTCCCAATGGCAAGCAACGAGCTGCTGGCGAGGACTCCTATGCGATGCACTACTACCAGCTGGGCAAATTTGCTGGAACCCCAAGTCCGGGACAGGGTCAGGCCATcgtgagcagcagcagtggttcgtcaggaggaggaggatctGGAGCTGGCTTCCTGAGCATGCCCAAACACACATTCGGCACCTGTGCTCTGCTGGCCCCCACCAGTTTCGCCTGCCTGCAGAATCAGTCGCAGATTTGCCAGCAGAAGACCAGCAGcggcggaggagcaggagtGGTGCCCACCTCCACTTCAACGGGCGCAGTCACATCTCACCATCATACAAACAATCATCACGGCCAGAAATAA
- the LOC117148597 gene encoding S-phase kinase-associated protein 1, translating into MPSIKLQSSDEEIFDTDIQIAKCSGTIKTMLEDCGMEDDENAIVPLPNVNSTILRKVLTWAHYHKDDPQPTEDDESKEKRTDDIISWDADFLKVDQGTLFELILAANYLDIKGLLELTCKTVANMIKGKTPEEIRKTFNIKKDFSPAEEEQVRKENEWCEEK; encoded by the coding sequence ATGCCCAGCATCAAGTTGCAATCTTCGGATGAGGAGATCTTTGACACGGATATCCAGATCGCCAAGTGCTCCGGCACCATCAAGACCATGCTGGAGGACTGCGGAATGGAGGACGATGAGAATGCCATTGTTCCGTTGCCCAATGTGAATTCGACGATCCTTCGCAAGGTGCTTACCTGGGCGCACTACCACAAGGACGACCCCCAGCCAACGGAGGATGATGAGAGCAAGGAGAAGCGGACAGACGACATTATCTCATGGGATGCAGATTTCCTAAAAGTCGACCAGGGCACATTGTTTGAGCTCATATTGGCAGCGAACTATCTGGACATCAAGGGCCTCCTGGAGCTCACCTGCAAGACTGTTGCAAACATGATTAAGGGAAAGACTCCCGAGGAAATACGCAAGACCTTCAACATTAAAAAGGACTTCTCGCCCGCCGAGGAGGAGCAGGTGCGCAAGGAGAACGAGTGGTGCGAGGAGAAGTAA